One window of Dysidea avara chromosome 11, odDysAvar1.4, whole genome shotgun sequence genomic DNA carries:
- the LOC136237702 gene encoding probable serine/threonine-protein kinase DDB_G0281745, whose translation MAAFLTSFTSNEVTRTGIEIGRGSYGRVLEVYVRGTLCAAKEIHSILLENRSSEELKSMKDSFFTECAKGIIHHPNVIQILGIHHPAQSQEIPLPWLIMEKMETNLTDFLSKQEKENVTFRLKLSILVDISQGLEFLHGQDIIHRDLSSNSILLTKQCVAKISDFGKAKIIERNWQKHSRMPGTLHFMPPEATSVDSHYDTPIDVFSLGCIACHVMSHQWPEPKNQVQQHTMIALTEVQRRDKYLQSFTHSLLRSLIELCLYHLACIVPSLATAKRG comes from the coding sequence ATGGCAGCATTCCTCACTTCGTTTACTTCGAATGAAGTTACTAGGACAGGTATAGAAATTGGTAGAGGGTCGTATGGGCGGGTCCTTGAGGTGTACGTACGTGGAACGTTGTGTGCAGCTAAAGAAATTCATTCCATTTTGCTGGAGAATCGTTCGTCTGAAGAGCTTAAATCTATGAAGGATTCATTTTTCACTGAGTGTGCCAAAGGTATAATACATCACCCCAACGTGATTCAAATTTTGGGAATTCATCATCCGGCTCAGTCTCAAGAAATCCCGCTGCCATGGCTCATAATGGAAAAGATGGAAACAAATTTGACAGATTTCCTAAGCAAGCAGGAAAAAGAGAACGTAACATTTCGCCTCAAGCTGTCCATCTTGGTTGATATTTCTCAAGGATTGGAATTCCTTCATGGTCAGGATATCATCCACAGAGACCTCTCCTCCAATAGCATCCTACTGACaaaacaatgtgtagctaaaaTTTCGGATTTTGGAAAAGCTAAGATCATAGAACGGAATTGGCAGAAGCATTCACGGATGCCTGGTACATTACATTTTATGCCTCCTGAAGCAACATCTGTTGATTCACATTATGATACACCCATTGATGTGTTCTCGTTAGGTTGCATTGCCTGCCATGTCATGTCTCATCAGTGGCCTGAACCAAAGAATCAAGTGCAGCAGCATACAATGATTGCTCTCACTGAAGTTCAGAGACGAGACAAATACTTGCAGTCGTTTACTCATTCATTATTAAGGAGTTTGATTGAGTTATGCCTATATCATCTTGCATGTATTGTCCCATCATTGGCCACAGCTAAAAGAGGATAA